GCACGACCGCGCGCTGGATCTGGGTCTCCGGGCCGGAGTCCGGCGACCTGAACGCCATCGAGAAGGTCCTGGCGAAGGCGGAGCCGGTCCGCTCGGCGGCAGGACGTCCCGGCCACGGGCTGGACGGCTTCCGCTCGAGCCACCGTGAGGCGCTCGCGGCGCAAGCGATGATCATCCGGCTCGGCTCGGAACGGCGCTTCACGGCGTACGGCGACGTCGAGCTCATCGACGCCCTCACCCAGGACCGGGGGAGTGCCCAGCGCTTCGTCACCAGCACGCTGGGGCCCCTGGCCGACGCCGACGAAGCGCTGCGAGAGGCACTGCTCACCTACGTGCAGTGCGGCTTCAACACGACGCGGGCCGCGGCCAACCTCTACGCCCACCGCAACACGGTCGAGCGCCGGGTGTCGCGTGCCAACGAGCTCTCGACCGTGAAGGTCGAGGACAACCCCACGCACGTCGCTGCGGCCCTGCTGGTCCTCGAGATCGCGCCCGACATCGTGACGAGCACGGACCACTAGGCCGTGTCTCCCAAGTCGGCGCCGTAGCGAGCGGCGTTTCCGGCCGATCTGGCAAGGTGGCGGAGCGACGTCGTGCTGGATCGCCCTTCGAGCGACGCCAACGCAGCCAGATCGAGTCGGAAACGTCGCGTAGTAGGCGGGGACTTGGGTGACACGGCCTAGAGCTCTTCGAGCTGCCGGTACCTGGCCAGGGCGGGCAGGGCCAGGACCAGGCCGGCGTCGGACTCCGTCACGCCGGCGGGCTCGAGCATCGCCTGAGAAGCGGTGGCCATGAGGCAGTACGCGAGGATCACGGACCAGCGGCTCCTTGCTGGCCGCGCGGGTTGATCGGTGATCGAGCGACTCGTGGTGGCCGGTTCACGCTGCATCGGTGCGCTCGGCGTGAGTGCACGGTGCCCACTGAACAGTTCGGCCAGTCGATGGTGTTCCACCTCACTTGATCATCTGATACGGTCATTTGAACAAGTCGTCCCGAGTAGGAGCCAGCCATGACCGTTGTGCCGGACGTCCCGTCCCTGCCGGCCGTTCCGCGGGACAGGCCCGTGACGGAGATCCTCGAGGGAGTCCTCACCCGCGGCCGGATCGACCGGTTCGACGCCGACGTCGAGCCGGCGCCGGCAACGCTCCAGGCGGGGTCGACCGACCTCGGTCTGGGCGCCTGAGGAGGGCGACCATGGCACTGGAGAGCTCGCGTCTCGCCTTCGAGCGCACCCGGCGCAGCGTCGGAGGGGGAGTGGGGTCCGGCCTGCGTGCCTCGATGCGGCCGCATCCCCTCTTCGTGCGGGAGGCCCGGGGTGCCCATGTGTGGGACCTGGATGGGGACCGCTACGTCGACTACGTCATGGCGTGGGGGCCGCTCGTGCTCGGCCACGGAGATCCGCGCGTCGTCGAGGCGGTGCGTGATGTCGCAGACCGGATGCAGGTCGTCGGCACCGGCCACGAGCTCGAGTACCTCGCCGCTGAGGCGGTCCTCGACGCCGTACCCCATGGCGAGCGGCTGCTGTGGAGCAACACCGGGACCGAGGCCGTCCAGGTCGCGCTGCGCCTGGCCCGGGCGGCGACCGGTCGCCGACGGGTGCTGAAGTTCGCCCGGAGCTACCACGGTTGGCACGACTCGGTGTACGCCGGGCTCGACGAGGCCGACAGCGACCGGCCGGCCGCGGTGGTGAGCAAGGGACAGTCGCCGAGCGCCTTGGACGATCTCGTGGTGGCGCGGTTCAACGACGTCGCGATGGCCGAGCGGATCCTCGCCGAAGCGGTGGAGCGGGACATCGCGGCGGTGCTCGTGGACCCGATCCTGAGCAATGGCGGTGTCGAGGCGCCCGGCCCCGACTTCCTGCCCACGCTGCGCACGCTGTGCGACCGGCACGGGGTCGTCCTGGTCTTCGACGAGGTGATCGCGGGCTTCCGGGTCGCCCGCGGCGGCTCCGCCGAGCGGTTCGGGGTGACGCCCGACCTGTCCGTCTTCGGCAAGGCGATGGCCGGCGGGCTCACGCAGAGCGCGGTGGTCGGCCGCGCCGGCCTCATCGACCAGGTGACCTCCGGGGTGGTCCACGCCGGAACCTTCAACGCCAATCCGCTGGCCCTGGCGGCCGTCGAGGCGACCATGCGCGCGCTGGACGAGCCCGGCCTCTACGAGGCGCTCGAGCGCGTCGCCGCCGACTTCGAGGTCAAGGTCGGAGCGGTCCTCGCCGCCCAGCCGGGCCGCGGCAGCCTGAACCGGGTCGGCTCTCTCCTGCAGTACGTGCCCGAAGGCGGGGGCACCGGCCTCCACGGGACCGGTGGCCACTGGGACGCGATCCTCGACGGGATGCTGCGTCGCGGCTTCCTGTTCATGCCGTCGGGCAAGGTCTTCCTCTCCACCGCCCACACCGCTTCCGACGTCGAGGCGACCGCCGAGGCGCTCGACAAGGTCCTCTGCGAGCTGTGACCAACCCTCTCCTGTCCCGAGAAAGGACGAGCACATGACCACTCTGACCACCTTGGACGCCACGGCGCCGCTCGGCGAGGCGATCGCCGTCGTTGAGCGCGACGGCGGCGTCATCATCCGCGACTTCTTCGACAGTGCGACCCTCGCCGAGCTGCGCGCCGACATCGACGCCGCCATGGCCGCGACCCCGTGGGGCCAGGACGACTTCTCCGGGCACCGGACCAAGCGCCTGTACGGCGTCTTCCAACACACGCAGCACGCCGCGACCGCGGTGCGGCACCCGCACTACGCGGGCATCGCGAGCCACTTCCTGGAGGTCCCCCAGACGGGGTTCTTCGGAGAGGACATGCTCGAGCTGACGCCCAGCTACACCGTCGGCGTCAGCTCCATCATCGACATCCACCCGGGCGAGGGCCCCCAGCCGCTGCACCGTGACGACGGCGTGTGGCAGTGGCGGCACCCCGAGGGCTACCGCCAGGCCCGGGTGCAGGTCATGGTCGCGGTCACCGACTTCACCGCCGAGAACGGCGGCACCATGGTCGTGCCGGGCAGCCACCTGTGGGGTGACGACCGTGGCCCGCGGACCGACGAGGCCGTGCCGACCG
The genomic region above belongs to Nocardioides sp. QY071 and contains:
- a CDS encoding phytanoyl-CoA dioxygenase family protein; this translates as MTTLTTLDATAPLGEAIAVVERDGGVIIRDFFDSATLAELRADIDAAMAATPWGQDDFSGHRTKRLYGVFQHTQHAATAVRHPHYAGIASHFLEVPQTGFFGEDMLELTPSYTVGVSSIIDIHPGEGPQPLHRDDGVWQWRHPEGYRQARVQVMVAVTDFTAENGGTMVVPGSHLWGDDRGPRTDEAVPTVMSAGSALIWVGGTFHGGGTNTSDSNRIGLTIGLDLGFLRQEENAYLTYPVEVVKTFDEDIQQLLGWSVCAPGTGFVEHQGVMADPIFLLQGEGAEVTNSFAQFDDALAQKA
- a CDS encoding aminotransferase class III-fold pyridoxal phosphate-dependent enzyme, whose protein sequence is MALESSRLAFERTRRSVGGGVGSGLRASMRPHPLFVREARGAHVWDLDGDRYVDYVMAWGPLVLGHGDPRVVEAVRDVADRMQVVGTGHELEYLAAEAVLDAVPHGERLLWSNTGTEAVQVALRLARAATGRRRVLKFARSYHGWHDSVYAGLDEADSDRPAAVVSKGQSPSALDDLVVARFNDVAMAERILAEAVERDIAAVLVDPILSNGGVEAPGPDFLPTLRTLCDRHGVVLVFDEVIAGFRVARGGSAERFGVTPDLSVFGKAMAGGLTQSAVVGRAGLIDQVTSGVVHAGTFNANPLALAAVEATMRALDEPGLYEALERVAADFEVKVGAVLAAQPGRGSLNRVGSLLQYVPEGGGTGLHGTGGHWDAILDGMLRRGFLFMPSGKVFLSTAHTASDVEATAEALDKVLCEL